A window of the Agromyces mariniharenae genome harbors these coding sequences:
- a CDS encoding DUF58 domain-containing protein, with product MSGASGAEAPAPPAAPSQARIAARAVGRSVAASARSLGAHAATVGHAVARFAAPVTGVVSTTGWLVLAAAAVSLVIAWAFGWIEFAFLGFTLLAAVLVSIGFVFGRMHYRVGIELQPARVVAGERALGRLLVTNAGTSASTPSRLELPVGAGLAEFVVPSLPPEGEHEELFAVPTNRRAVIVAGPAVSVRGDQLGLLRRTVRWTDPVELFVHPVTARLRPSAAGLVRDLEGEVTKTITNNDISFHALRAYEPGDALRNVHWRTSARTGQLMVRQYEETRRSQLILVQPTDRDQYASDDEFELAVSVLASLGVQVIRDATRLAVVTESLALRTATPTALLDDTSRIEPTRRAFPSVRDFVREATKRLPPPSVVITVAGSLLPVADLRTVETVFGPDTEIIAFRAELGAASRITRIAGSTVVTVGDLSELPRLVRRVRP from the coding sequence ATGAGCGGCGCGTCGGGAGCCGAGGCGCCCGCCCCGCCGGCGGCGCCCTCGCAGGCGCGGATCGCGGCGCGGGCCGTCGGGCGGTCGGTCGCGGCATCCGCCCGCTCACTCGGAGCGCACGCGGCGACGGTCGGCCACGCCGTCGCGCGGTTCGCGGCACCGGTCACGGGCGTCGTGTCGACCACCGGATGGCTCGTGCTCGCGGCCGCGGCCGTGTCGCTCGTGATCGCGTGGGCGTTCGGCTGGATCGAGTTCGCGTTCCTCGGCTTCACGCTGCTCGCCGCCGTGCTCGTGTCGATCGGGTTCGTGTTCGGCCGCATGCACTACCGCGTCGGCATCGAGCTGCAACCCGCGCGGGTGGTCGCGGGGGAGCGGGCGCTCGGCCGCCTGCTCGTGACGAACGCGGGCACGTCAGCCTCGACGCCGTCGCGGCTCGAGCTGCCCGTCGGCGCCGGCCTCGCCGAGTTCGTCGTGCCGTCGCTGCCGCCCGAGGGCGAGCACGAGGAGCTCTTCGCCGTGCCGACGAACCGCCGCGCGGTCATCGTCGCCGGCCCGGCCGTCTCGGTGCGCGGCGACCAGCTCGGGCTGCTCCGCCGCACGGTGCGCTGGACCGACCCCGTCGAGCTCTTCGTGCACCCCGTGACCGCGCGCCTGCGTCCGTCGGCGGCGGGCCTCGTGCGCGACCTCGAGGGCGAGGTCACGAAGACCATCACGAACAACGACATCTCGTTCCACGCACTGCGCGCCTACGAGCCGGGCGACGCGCTGCGCAACGTGCACTGGCGCACGTCGGCGCGCACCGGGCAGCTCATGGTGCGCCAGTACGAGGAGACTCGCCGCTCGCAGCTCATCCTGGTGCAGCCGACCGACCGCGACCAGTACGCATCAGACGACGAGTTCGAGCTCGCCGTGTCGGTGCTCGCGTCCCTCGGCGTGCAGGTGATCCGCGACGCCACGCGCCTGGCCGTGGTCACCGAGTCCCTCGCGCTCCGCACCGCGACGCCGACGGCGCTGCTCGACGACACGTCGCGCATCGAGCCGACCCGGCGCGCGTTCCCGAGCGTCCGCGACTTCGTGCGCGAGGCCACGAAGCGGCTTCCTCCGCCGAGCGTCGTCATCACGGTGGCCGGCTCCCTCCTGCCGGTCGCCGACCTGCGCACGGTCGAGACCGTGTTCGGCCCCGACACCGAGATCATCGCGTTCCGAGCCGAGCTCGGCGCGGCATCCCGCATCACCCGCATCGCGGGCAGCACCGTCGTCACCGTCGGCGACCTCTCCGAGCTCCCGCGGCTCGTGCGGAGGGTGCGCCCGTGA